Proteins encoded within one genomic window of Gloeobacter kilaueensis JS1:
- a CDS encoding uracil-DNA glycosylase, whose translation MPEEQASLFHFGQNAPSPEPDTFDRIPQDVRVPIAPGTYSTFDQITAHCNRCHRCELGATRTHAVVGRGNPEAILMVVGEGPGENEDLTGIPFVGKAGQLLDKILSSVGLDPQKDVYVSNIVKCRPPGNRKPSPEEMKACVGYLKEQIRLVDPKILLLAGGTAVEGLTGDKRGITKIRGQWLEWEGRWAMPFFHPAFLLRNPSREAGSPKWLAWQDIQQVRAKYDELIAPLSAG comes from the coding sequence ATGCCGGAAGAGCAAGCCAGCCTGTTTCATTTCGGGCAAAATGCACCATCGCCCGAACCCGACACCTTCGATCGCATTCCACAGGATGTCCGGGTGCCGATTGCACCAGGAACCTACAGCACCTTCGATCAAATTACAGCCCACTGCAATCGCTGCCACCGCTGCGAACTGGGGGCGACCCGCACCCACGCGGTCGTCGGTCGGGGCAACCCGGAGGCAATCTTGATGGTGGTGGGTGAGGGGCCAGGCGAAAACGAAGATCTCACAGGCATTCCCTTCGTCGGCAAGGCCGGGCAACTGCTCGATAAGATCCTCAGCTCCGTCGGGCTCGATCCCCAAAAAGATGTCTACGTCTCGAACATCGTCAAGTGCAGGCCGCCCGGCAACCGCAAGCCCAGCCCCGAGGAGATGAAAGCCTGCGTCGGATACCTCAAAGAACAAATTCGCCTGGTCGATCCAAAGATTTTGCTGTTGGCTGGGGGCACAGCCGTCGAGGGGCTCACCGGCGACAAGCGCGGCATCACCAAGATTCGCGGCCAGTGGCTGGAGTGGGAGGGGCGCTGGGCGATGCCTTTTTTTCACCCGGCCTTTTTGCTGCGCAACCCGAGCCGCGAGGCCGGTAGCCCCAAGTGGCTCGCCTGGCAGGACATTCAGCAGGTGCGGGCCAAATACGACGAGCTTATCGCTCCTCTTAGCGCCGGGTAA
- the map gene encoding type I methionyl aminopeptidase, translating to MELKIPKPVEIKSAKEIEKLRAAGRLAAELLDYIEPFVKPGVSTEELDRLCAEWTRAHGATSAPLGYHGYPKHICTSVNHVVCHGIPNKKQLLKEGDIINIDVTPILDGWHGDSSKTFCVGKVSELARRLVETTYECLMLGIAEVKPGARVGDIGAAIQAHAEAAGFSVVRDFVGHGIGKIFHTEPWVPHYGTRGKGTRLRPGMVFTIEPMINAGSWETKVLADKWTAITADGSLSAQFEHTVAVTETGVEILTRR from the coding sequence ATGGAACTCAAAATTCCCAAACCGGTCGAAATCAAATCGGCCAAAGAGATCGAAAAGCTGCGCGCCGCCGGTCGGCTGGCTGCTGAGCTGCTCGATTACATCGAGCCCTTTGTCAAGCCGGGGGTGAGCACCGAAGAACTCGACCGCCTGTGCGCCGAGTGGACCAGAGCCCACGGTGCGACAAGTGCCCCCCTGGGCTACCACGGCTATCCCAAGCACATCTGCACCAGCGTCAATCACGTCGTCTGCCACGGCATTCCCAACAAAAAACAGCTCCTCAAAGAAGGTGACATCATCAACATCGACGTCACCCCGATTCTCGACGGCTGGCACGGCGACAGCAGCAAGACGTTCTGCGTCGGCAAAGTCAGCGAACTGGCCCGCCGCCTGGTCGAGACGACCTACGAGTGTTTGATGCTGGGCATCGCCGAGGTCAAGCCGGGGGCGCGAGTGGGCGACATCGGCGCGGCAATCCAGGCCCACGCCGAAGCGGCGGGCTTCAGCGTCGTCCGCGACTTTGTCGGCCACGGCATCGGCAAGATCTTTCACACCGAACCCTGGGTGCCCCACTACGGCACGCGCGGCAAGGGGACGCGCCTGCGCCCCGGCATGGTCTTTACGATCGAACCGATGATCAACGCCGGTTCCTGGGAAACCAAAGTCCTCGCCGACAAGTGGACCGCTATCACCGCCGACGGTTCCCTCTCCGCTCAGTTCGAGCATACTGTCGCTGTCACCGAGACAGGGGTCGAGATTCTTACCCGGCGCTAA